CTATAATAATGTGATTTTGCATGTTGTCTGGGAGGCAGACTGTGAAGTTTATGATGTTTCTAATCAACCCATACCTACGTTAGAGCTGAATAATATTATAGACAAGCAGATACTATTAAATTATCAAAAACTTTTAGAGACTAAGAATTATAAGTTTATTAACTGCGAAGCAGACTTTGCTGAGGTTTCTGACCTCCTAGTACAGAATTGGCTCGAGCGAATATATTTTGAACGGTTAGAACGAAAAGTTTTAGAGGTAGAGCGGTTATTAATGCTTCAAAAGGGTGATTGGGAAGCTGTTCTTTTTGCTATGCTCGCCCGCAATTTTGGGACTGTTGTAAATGCGGATGCTTTTGAGGAAATCGCATTGATAATTCCGTTTAAAACAATACGTAAATTGGCTGTCGCTAACAATCAGTTAGAAGCTGTATTTTTAGGTATATGTGGTCTTTTAAACACTCCCGGTGAACGCGATGCGCAGACAGAAAGCTGGCTTAATGATTTTGAATTTAATAAAAGTAAGTTTGATTTAAAAGATTCGTTACACCATGCAATTCAGTTTTTTAAGTTGAGACCTCCTAATTTTCCTACAATACGCTTATCACAACTTGCGCAATTGTATGAGAAACATACTACTATTTTTGCTCAGATAAATGCAGCTAAAACCCGTAAGGAATTTCAGTCTCTATTCACTATTGAAACTTCAACATATTGGCAAACGCATTACAATTTCAATAAAACACATAAAAAACGTATTAAAAAATTAACGCCGGCTTTTGTAGATTTATTAATTATAAATTCTATTATACCCGTCAAATTTGCTTTTGCAAAAGCTCAGGGAATTGCAATTGAAGAGAACCTTTTAGAATTAATTACGGCAATTCCTAGTGAGAAAAATTCAATTGTCTCAGGTTTTCATAGTTTAAAGCCTCTAAAGCATAATGCGTTGAACACTCAGGCATTTATTGAACTCAAGAAAAATTACTGTAACCTCAACAGATGTCTTTCGTGCCAAATAGGGAATTCTATACTCAACAGAGGATAAGCTAATCTTACACGGTTAATTTTAGTAATTTGCACGTACTACAGAACTTTTAAAATGAAGTTAATATTTAATATTAGGCACTTTTTTGAACGCAACGGGTTTTATGTTTCATCTCGTCTCGCAGATCGAATGGGTATTAGAGCAAAAAATGTGCGTTTGTTTTTCATCTATTTATCATTTGCCACAGCAGGTTTAGGATTTGCTGTGTATTTAGTTTTAGCTTTCTGGTTAAAATTAAAAGATCTCGTCTATACAAAACGCACTTCTGTGTTTGACTTATAAGAATGGGAAGTATATTAAAAAATAGATTTTACGTAGCTATATTACTGGTTATAGGTACGCTGTGTTTAGGAATATTGGGCTTCCGGTTTTTAGCGCTTTACACTTGGGTAGATGCGGTTTATATGACTATAATAACCATAAGTACAGTAGGATTTGGAGAAGTGCAACCCTTAAATGATACGGCAAAATTATTTACGGTAGTTTTAATTTTAGTAAGTGTAGTAGTACTGGGTTATGCCATTTCGGTAATTACAGAATATATTTTAAAACGTAGTAATGTAGAATTATTAAAAAAACGCAGGGTGCAAAAGATAATAGATAA
The sequence above is a segment of the Leeuwenhoekiella sp. MAR_2009_132 genome. Coding sequences within it:
- a CDS encoding PspC family transcriptional regulator → MKLIFNIRHFFERNGFYVSSRLADRMGIRAKNVRLFFIYLSFATAGLGFAVYLVLAFWLKLKDLVYTKRTSVFDL
- a CDS encoding DUF2851 family protein, which produces MKEALLHYLWKFRKLGNAATSQSLFTTSNESIEIINPGTHNQLSGPDFFNAQIRINNQHWAGNIEIHVRCSDWFLHNHEQDSAYNNVILHVVWEADCEVYDVSNQPIPTLELNNIIDKQILLNYQKLLETKNYKFINCEADFAEVSDLLVQNWLERIYFERLERKVLEVERLLMLQKGDWEAVLFAMLARNFGTVVNADAFEEIALIIPFKTIRKLAVANNQLEAVFLGICGLLNTPGERDAQTESWLNDFEFNKSKFDLKDSLHHAIQFFKLRPPNFPTIRLSQLAQLYEKHTTIFAQINAAKTRKEFQSLFTIETSTYWQTHYNFNKTHKKRIKKLTPAFVDLLIINSIIPVKFAFAKAQGIAIEENLLELITAIPSEKNSIVSGFHSLKPLKHNALNTQAFIELKKNYCNLNRCLSCQIGNSILNRG